The window GCGTGACACCACCACCGCGGCTACGAAGTTGAAGAGCATCCCCAGGGTGCCGATGCCTTCGGGCGATACGCCCAGCCACCAGTGCTCGGCAGTGTTCATCGCCGGATTGATGAATTTGAAGTAGACGATGTAGGTGAATGTAAACGTCAGCCCCACAATCATCCCCGCGATCGCGCCTTCGCGGTTCATGCGTTTGGAGAAGATCCCCATGACAATCACCGGGAAGAACGAGGACGCCGCCAGTCCAAAGGCGAACGCCACCACCTGGGCCACGAATGCCGGCGGGTAGATACCGAACAACCCGGCAATCAGCACCGCCACGCCAGCGGCGATCCGGGCGGCCAGCAACTCTTGCTTTTCAGTGATCCTGGGCATGATGTTGCTTTTGAGCAGGTCATGGGAGACCGATGTGGAAATCACCAGCAGCAACCCCGCTGCCGTCGACAGCGCCGCCGCCAGGCCACCGGCGGCAATCAGGGCGATGACCCAGCCTGGCAACCCGGCAATCTCCGGGTTGGCCAGAACCATGATGTCGTTGTCGACATACAGTTCGTTGGCCACCGGTGAAACCTGGTTGCTCAGCAGCCGCTGCTCGTTCGCCCCGCGTTCACCCGTGAAGCTCGGCGCGCCGACCAGGGCTGCCCCCGGGCCATACTGGATGATGCCGTCGTTGTTCTTGTCCGCCCAGGCGATCAGCCCCGAATTTTCCCAGGTCTTGAACCATGTTGGCGCGGTGGCGTAGCTGACGTTGGGGATCGAGGTCAGCAGATTGGTGCGCGCGAAAGCCGCCACGGCCGGCGCGGTGGTGTAGAGGACAGCGATGAACAGCAGTGCGTAACCTGCTGACTTGCGCGCATCACGCACTGTCGGGGTGGTGAAGAAACGCACGATCACATGAGGCAGGCCCGCAGTCCCGACCATCAGCGCCATGGTGATGAAAAACACGTCGGTGGTCGATTTGGTGCCGTCGGTATAGGCCGTGAAACCCAGCTCCGCACCCAGCCCGTTGAGCCGCTCGATCACACTCTGGCCGGAGCCGGTGACCTCGCTGATGAAGCCCAGTTGCGGGATCGGATTACCGGTGATCATGATCGAGATGTAGATAGCCGGCACCATGTAGGCAAAAATCATCACGCAGTACTGCGCCACCTGCGTGTAGGTGATGCCCTTCATGCCGCCCAGCACGGAATAGAAGAACACGATGGCCATACCGATCATCACGCCGGTATTGATATCCACTTCCAGGTAACGGGAGAACACGATGCCCACACCGCGCATCTGCCCTGCCACATACGTGAAGGAAATGAAGATCACGCAGATCACCGCCACCACCCGCGCCGTCTGCGAGTAGTAACGCGCGCCGACGAACTCCGGGACAGTGAACTTGCCGAACTTGCGCAGATACGGCGCCAGACACATCGCCAGCAGCACATAGCCGCCGGTCCAGCCCATCAGGTAGACCGAGCCGTCATAGCCGGCGAAGGCGATGATCCCGGCCATGGAGATGAACGAGGCGGCCGACATCCAGTCGGCCCCGGTGGCCATGCCGTTGAGTACCGGGTGCACGCCTTTGCTGGCGACGTAGTACTCGCTGGTGGAGCCGGCGCGCGTCCAGATGGCAATGGCGATATAGAGCGCAAAGGACGCACCGACGAACAGGTAGATCAGGGTTTGGGTATCCATGCTCGTCGGCCTCAGTCTTCGTGGACGTCATATTTGCGATCGAGCTGATTCATCTTCCAGACATAGAAGAAGATCTCGAGCACAAAGACGTAGATGGACCCCTGCTGGGCGAACCAGAATCCCAGGGGCGTACCGAAGAAGCTGATGGTGTTGAGCTGGTCAACCAGCAAAATGCCAAAGCCGAACGACACCAAGAACCAGATTGCCAGCAATACCAGCATCCAGCGTAGGTTCTCCGTCCAGTAGGCACGCGCAGCCTGTTGCTTTTGAGTGGACATGGAAATCAACTCCCGTTGTTTTTATTGTTTTCCACTCAAACCGTAGCAGTCGCTGGGCAGAGCGCTAGTACGACTTTCGTCTACCTTCGCCACTCTGGATATTGACATCCGCGTTCCCTCACTTACTGGGACGGGTTAAAGATCGCGGAAACCGCCGCAGTGATATCAAATCGCCCATTTCCCTAAAGCTTTGCCGTGCGCGGTCGAATGTATGCAATCAAAGTGATTTTTTACCCGGGAGCAACGGATGCAGACGCTAAAGGCCTTGTACGAGTCTATCGAGATGCAGTTTTTCGATACGCTCACCAAAAAGCTGTCGAGCCTTTTCCTGCTGGTCGTGGTCAGTGGCTTGCTTTACTGGGTGGCAGTCAGTGCCCGCGCCGACATTGTGCTGCAGTTGCACACTGCGCAACTGGACCCCGCGCTGCTGGGGCAAGTCGAAGGCCGGCTCGACAGCCTCACCCATGCCCTGCTCTTCGGCGCGCTGCTGACGCTGTGCATGATCAGCTTCATGGTCTGGTACTTTCGCCACCTCATCGTGCGCCCCGTCACGGCCATGACCAAGGCCCTCGAGGAGATCGCCAGCGGCGAAGGCGACCTGTCCAAAGACCTGCCCCTGGTGACCCACGACGAAATCCGCGTGCTGGCCGACACTTGCAACCGCTTCCTGGCCAAGCAGCGGGAGATCATCAGTAATGTCCAGGCGCTGACCGTGCACATTGCGGTCGAATCGGCCCGCTCGTTGAAAAACATCAGCGACTCCAGCGACAGCGCTACTCACCAGGCCCGCTTCGCCAAGGAAGTGATGGACCAGAGCAACACCGCCGTAGGTCGCATCGAAGAAGTCTCGCGCCAGACTCAGGGCATTTCCAGCACCACTGCGCAGAACCTGAGCATGGCTCGCGACTCCTATGCAGAACTGCTGGAAGTGACGGGCAACATCAGTGAAATCTCCAGCAGCCTCAATGAATTCGCCACGCTGGTAGGCGCCCTGAACCAACGTTCTTCGAGCATCAAGTCCATCGTTGGGCTGATCCAGCAGATCTCTGCCCAAACCAACCTGCTGGCCCTCAACGCGGCCATCGAAGCCGCCCGGGCCGGTGAAAGCGGTCGGGGGTTTGCCGTGGTGGCCGATGAGGTGCGCACCTTGGCGCAGAATGTCAGCCGGGCTACCGACGACATCTCACGAAACATCGACGCCATGCTCGAAGAAGTCAGTTCCACACATGAACAGACCAACCAGATCAGCCACAGCGCCCGGGAAACCCAGAAAGTCGTGGAGCGTGCCTCGGGCCATTTCGAAAGCATGATCGGCGACTTCGAATCCACCAATGGCAAGTTGGCCGATATCGCGTCCCATATCCAGCTTTTCGCCGAATCCAACACGGGTATCAACGAACGGGTTACGCAGATCCATGCCGACAGCCAGTCGATTGACCAGCGCATGCAACATTCGGCAACGGCTACCCGTGACTTGTCCGGTGTCGCTGAAAAGGTCCAGGCATTGTTGGGCCGGTTCGTGCTCGGCCATGGCAAGCTGGATGCCGCCATCACCCGGGCCAGCCAGTGCCGCGACAACCTCCAGGTCCAATTGGAGGCGCTGCAGCAGGATGGCCTCAACCTGTTCGATCAGAACTACCAACTGATCCCCGGCACCGATCCCAAGCAATACATGACCAGCTACACCGAGCGTTTTGCCCAAGTCTGCCAGGAAGAATGCGACAAACTCACCCGCAGCACCCCGGGCGGCAAAGTCTCATTCATCGTCGACACCAAGGGTTATTGCCCAGTGAACAACAGCTGGGTTTCGAAACAACCGACCGGTGACCGCGCCGTCGACCTGCCGGTGTGCCGCAACAAGCGCATCTTCAACGACCCGATCGGCCTGCGCGCGGCGGGCAACACCCAACGCTTCCTGCTCCAGACCTACCTGCGCGATACCGGGGAAATCATGACCGAGATCGACGTACCGTTCTTCTTCGGCGGCCGCCATTGGGGCAACTTGCGGGTCGGGTTCGATGCGGCGGTGCTGCTGGCGGAGTGATGCATTGCACCTGGCTCGGTGGTGATGCACATCCCGAGGCCATCCTAAAACAACTGTGGGAGCGAGCCTGCTCGCGAAAGCGGTGGATCAGCAAACATCAATGCTGCTGACCTGATGCCATCGCGAGCAGGCTCGCTCCCACAAGGGGATCGGTGGTGTATGCAAATCCCGAGGCRGCCCCAAAARAACTGTGGGAGCGYGCRTGCTCGCGAWYGCGGTGGATCAGCAAACATCAATGCTGCTGACCTGATGCCATCGCGAGCAGGCTCGCTCCCACAAGGGGGATCGGTGGTGGTTTGCGCAGATGGACAGCCGCTACACCTGGGGCGAGGACGGGCAGGTCACGGTCCAGCACCTTGATGGCAGCCAGGAGGTGTACGTCCACGACGAGCGGGCACGGCTGGTGCGCAAGGTCGAGCCCGATGGCGGCGAGCACCTCAAGGCCTATGACCCCCAGGGCCGGCTGATCGCCGAACAGGACCCGCTGGGCGCCGTCACCGAATACCGCCACGGTTTCCTGCACGCCCGCTCACGCGGCAAGGCCGTGTGGCAATACCGGCGCAACGCCCAGGGCGATGTGATCGAGGCCATCGATCCGCACGGCCAGAGCACCGGCTATGACTACGATGCCCAGGGGCAGTTGCTGGCGATCCGTTACCCCGACGGTAGCGAGCATCGGTTTACCCGCAATCAACTGGGCCAACTGACCGAAGAAACCCTGCCTGACACGGGGCGCCGGTGTTTTTCCTACGACGCCRTGGGGCGTTTGCTGACCCGCCAGGACGAACACGGCGCCCTCACGCACTACCAGTGGGACGCGGTGGGCCGSCTGCTCGAAACCACCTTGCCYGGTGGTYCGACCCGCGCCTGGCYCTACAACGCCTACGGCAAGGTCACCGCCGAGCGCGATGAGCTGGGGCGGACCACCCGCTATGAATACGCCGACGACCTGCACCTGATCAGCCGTCGSCTCAACCCCGACGGCAGCGAACTGAAYTATCGCTACGARTCGGCGCGGCTGTTGCTGACTGAAATCGAAAACGAATCCGGCGAAAAATATCAGCTGGACTACACGCCMAACGGATTGATCCGACAGCAGATCGGCTTTGACGGCCAACGCACCGCCTACGCCTACGACCTCAATGGCCACCTGCTGGAGAAAACCGAGCACGGCGCGGACGGCGCCCAATGGGTCACCCGCTACCAGCGCGACGGGGCCGGGCGGCTGCTGGTCAAGACCTTGCCCGACGGCCAGGCCATCGAATACCGCTACGACGGGCTGGGCCGGCTGGTCCACGTCAACGARGGCACCGATCACCCGCTGGCCTTCGAATACGACGCCCAGGACCGGCTGATCAGCGAACACCAGGGCTGGGGCACCCTGCGTTATCGCTACGACGCCTGCGGACGCCTCAACCACCTGCGRCTGCCGGACAACAGCCAGCTCGACTACCACCACGCCCGGGGCGGCGCGCTGACGGCCATCGACCTGAACGGCTCACGCCTCACCGAACACCAGCTCAGCGGCGGGCGCGAACGCCAGCGCCGCCAAGGCCTGCTGCTCAGCCAGTACGACTACGACGAACYYGGRCGGCTCAAGGCCCAGACGGTGTGGCAGAACCAGCAGCAACTGTTCTGGCGCGATTATGCCTACAGCGCCAATGGCAACCTGCAGTCCATTTCCGACAAGCGCAACCGCCGCCATTACCAATACGACCCGCTGGATCGCCTGATCGGCATCGACTATTCCCACAGCGAGCCGCCGGAACACTTCGCCCACGACCCGGCCGGCAACCTGCTGATGCAGGACCGCCCCGGCCCSACSKSCCTCAAGGGCAARCGCCTGCTGATGGAGGGCGACCGCCACTACGACTACGACGCCTTCGGCAACCTGATCCGCGAACGGCGCGGCAAGGCCCAGTGCCTCGTCAGCGAATACCGCTACGACAGCCAACACCGACTGATCGGCGTCACCACGGCGCACGGGCGCGAAACGTCCTACCGCTACGACGCCTTCGGCCGACGCATCAGCAAGACCGTGGACGGCCTGACCACGGAATTTTTCTGGCAGGGCGACCAGGTCGTCTCTGAAAGCAGCCCGCGCCACCACCGCAGCTACGTCTACGAACCGGGCACCTTCCGCCCACTGGCCCTGCTCGACGGCAAAGGCCCGAACGCCTGCCCGTTCTACTACCACCTCGATCACCTGGGCACACCCCAGGAACTGACCAACTACGGCGGCACCATCGTCTGGTCGGCACGCTACAGCGGCTACGGCAAAACCACCGAACTGGTCCACGGCGGCGGCGAACAGCTGGAACAACCGCTGCGCTTCCAGGGCCAATACTTCGACCCCGAAAGCGGCCTGCACTACAACCGGCACCGCTACTACAATCCCGCAACCGGCCGCTACCTGACGCCTGACCCGAGCAAACTGGCGGGCGGCCTCAACGGGTATCGCTACACCCTGAACCCGACGGGGTGGGTGGATCCGTTGGGATTGGTGGATTGTCCGGGGAAGGGTGGGTGCCGGTCGGCGGTTGGTAGTCAGGATCCGGCGGCTAAGGTTGGGGTGGATGAGGGTGAAAAATCGCTACCCAAACCTACCTACCTTTATCGTGGAGATTTGAGGGGGCCGGAGGTCATTTTTAAAGAAGGTTTTATGAGCTTGGGAAAAAGTACTGACCTACTGCTTCATATTTGGGATAACAGAAATCCACCGAGTAATTTTGTCAGCACAACAACTAGCGTTGAAGTGGGGCTTGATTTTGGAACAAAATATGGAACGCGGAAAGGGTATCTGTATGTTCTGAAAAAAATTCCTGGGCGTGATGTTAATAAGGAGCTTCCGCCAGAGGACGTTCCCTATAGCTATGAGTATGAGATTGCAATTCCAGATCGAGTAAGAACGGAAGATATTATTGGCGTTACGCCGCTTAAAAGAGATGGTTCCTACGTAGGGTATTCTTTGCCCAACCCCCAGAGGAAATAACACATGAAAAGACAGCTTGTTCCAGTTATTAAAGATGGCCAGAGGGAAGAGGTGGTGCTGGACGTGAACGCACAAAAATCCACTATTCTGCTGACTTTTAAAAGTGGCTGGTCAAAGAAATACTCGGGAGCGGATGTGTATGAGTGTCTAGGGAAAATTATTAAGGAGCATACGGATATAAAATTTTTGTGCAAAGGAGCCAAGCTTAGTGTGCGTCCTTCAAGTATGTCCTCGCAAATGTCATCAGGAATAGCGGCTTATGAGCATGTTCTAGGTAAGCGTGCATCGAGAGCAGATCTAGTTAATATATTTGATTATGAGGATCGGGATATAGTGAGTGATCCTCAGCTGCAGAAAGATTATTTTTTTCTATGGCTGGAATCTATAAAAAATGTGGATGAGTAAGTTGTGGTCGTATGGGAAGTTAGGCCTGCTTGCAGCGGGGTGGTTCATGTAGATGCTTTCCTGATGTCACGGCAATCATTCTGAACTATGCTCCGCTTTTTTCTTCCCCCTCTGGAGTCCGCTCCCATGCCCAACCTAACCCCATTCCCCATCACCCAAAAATGGCCCGCCCAGTTCCCGGAGTGGATCCAGCTCTACTCCCTGCCGACCCCCAACGGCGTGAAAGTCTCGATCATGCTGGAAGAAATCGGCCTGCCCTACGAACCCCACAAAGTGGACTTCGGCAGCAATGACCAGCTGTCCCCAGAGTTCCTCTCCTTGAACCCCAACAACAAGATCCCGGCGATTCTCGACCCCCATGGGCCGGGGGATCAGCCGTTGGCGTTGTTCGAGTCGGGGGCGATTCTGATTTATCTGGCGGACAAGAGCGGGCAGTTGCTGGCCCAGGAGTCGGCGGCGCGCTACGAGACGATTCAATGGCTGATGTTCCAGATGGGCGGGATCGGGCCGATGTTCGGGCAGTTGGGTTTCTTCAACAAGTTTGCGGGCAAGGACTATGAAGACAAGCGACCTCGTGATCGTTACGTCGAGGAAAGCAAGCGCCTGCTCAAGGTGCTGGATGGTCGTCTTGAAGGCCGGGACTGGATCATGGGCGAGCGCTACACCATCGCCGATATCGCCACGTTTCCCTGGGTGCGCAACTTGATCGGTTTTTATGAAGCGGGGGATCTGGTGGGTATCCAGAATTTCCCGAATGTAACGCGGGTGTTGGAGCGTTTCCTGGCGCGGCCGGCAGTGGCACGCGGGTTGAAAATTCCGGAATGAGTGGACTGATGACGAGCTGTTTCAATTTCAAGCAATTGGACGTGTTCAGCGAAGTGCCGCTCAAGGGGAATCCGCTGGCGGTGGTGCTCGGGGCGGACGAGATCAGTGACGAGCGCATGGCCGCTTTTGCCAACTGGACCAACCTCAGCGAAACCACTTTCCTGCTGGCGCCGCAGCATCCGGAGGCGGATTACCGGGTGCGCATTTTCACCACCTCGACTGAACTGCCGTTTGCCGGTCATCCGACTTTGGGCAGCTGTCATGCCTGGCTGGAGGCCGGAGGCGTGCCGAAAGGGCCGCAGATCGTGCAGGAATGTGGCGTTGGCCTGGTAAGAATTCGCCGCAGCGATTTCGGGTTGGCTTTTCAGGCGCCGCCCTTGCTCAAGTCCGGCCCGCTGGAGGCTCAAGTGCTGGAGCGAGTGCGCAAGGGACTGGGGTTGCAGGCCGAGGCGATTGTCGAGACGCAGTGGGTTGATAATGGTGCCGGCTGGCTGGCATTGATGCTCAAGAATCGCCAGCAAGTGTTGGCACTCAAGCCCGATTACCAGCAGTTGCGGGATCTGGCCGTGGGCGTCATCGCGCCGTGGGAACCGGCCGTGGATGGCGCTGAGGCGCAATTTGAAGTGCGCGGTTTCATTGCCGGTGACGGCATGCCGGAGGATCCTGCCACCGGCAGCCTGAACGCCGGGCTGGCCCAGTGGATGCTGGCCAAGGGGCTGGCACCGTCGCGCTATGTGGTCAGCCAGGGCTTGACCATGGGCCGGGCGGGGCGGATTCATGTTGAGCAGGTGGGCGAGGACGTCTGGATTGGTGGTGCGGTGGTGACCTGCGTCAATGGCTCACTGACCTTGTAAGCCGATTATTGCCCGGCCGGTAAAACTCTGTTTTCCGGTCGGCGTTTGTGCCCAGGCGGGTGAGGGCATAAGCTTTGTCCCCTGCGATCGAGCACCCATTTTTCAGGAGTCCCATGTCCAGTCAGTTCCCCGAAGCACGTCCACGCCGTCTGCGTCGCAATGCGAGCCTGCGCAGTCTGTTCCAGGAAACCGAGTTCACCCTGAACGACCTGGTGCTGCCGATTTTCGTCGAAGAAGAAATCGATGACTTTGTACCGATCAAGAGTATGCCGGGCGTGGCGCGCATTCCTGAATCGAAACTGGCCGGTGAGATCGAGCGGTATGCCCGTGCCGGTATCAAGTCAGTGATGACCTTTGGCGTGTCCCATCATCTGGATAGCGATGGCAGCGACACCTGGAACGAGCGCGGCCTGGTGTCGCGCATGGCCGGGATCTGCAAGGACGCGGTGCCGGAAATGATCGTGATGTCTGACACCTGTTTTTGTGAGTACACCGATCACGGCCATTGCGGGGTGCTTCACGGGCATGAAGTGGACAATGACCGGACCTTGCTCAACCTGGGTAAACAGGCCGTTGCGGCGGCCCGTGCCGGGGCCGATGTGATCGCGCCGTCCGCCGCCATGGACGGGCAGGTCCAGGCCATTCGCAAAGCCCTGGACGAAGCCGGTTTCAGCCAGACGGCAATCATGGCGTATTCAACCAAGTTCGCTTCAGCGCTCTACGGTCCGTTCCGCGAGGCGGGCGGCAGTGCCTTGAAAGGCGACCGCAAAAGCTACCAGATGAACCCGATGAACCGCCGCGAAGCACTGCGCGAGTCCTTGCTTGATGAGCAGGAAGGGGCCGATGCACTGATGGTCAAACCTGCCGGCGCGTACCTGGATATCATCCGCGATATTCGCCAGGCTTCGAACCTGCCCCTGTCGGCCTATCAGGTCAGCGGCGAGTACGCGATGATCAAATTCGCCGCCCAGGCCGGCGCCATCGACGAAGCCCGCGTCGTGCGAGAAAGTCTCGGCGCGATAAAACGAGCAGGGGCGGACCTGATCTTCACCTATTTTGCGATGGATCTGGCGCTGAGCGGGATCTGATCGACGCTGGATTTCCTGTGGGAGCCTGCTCGCGATAGTGGGGCCAGCTGGCTTCAATGCCGAATGTGCCACCGTCATCGCGAGCAGGCTCGCTCCCACATTGGACTTGTGGCGTGGACTGAAACTGTGAGCATCCGCGGTCAACCCTGTGGGAGCGAGCTTGCTCCCGATAGTGGTAGGCCAGCTTGCATCAATGTCGGATGTGCCGCCGTCATCGCGGGCAAGCCTTGCTCCCACAGACTTCACCCACCCAAAATCTACTGTGGAGTCTTGCTCCCACACTGATGGTGTTAGGCCACCCATCTCTCACGTCAGCTTTTTGCTGCTGTCGAGCCTTCTTTGCTCTCAAGACCCCTTTTGGTTCTGATGAACAGAACATAGCCTGTACCGGCTTTTGATCGTATGGTTGCTGCGCAATAACAGACTTGATGGAGCAACATGCAACTCAATCGATTGATGATCAGCCTCACCGCGTTGTTGACCCTGGCCGGCTGCGGCAGCCGTCAGGCCCAGGAACCGGAACGCCAGCCTGCCGAGGTCAAGGCGCAGATTGTGCGGTTGTTGCCGGCCAAGACTGTGGATCGCGAGGGCTGGGCGACGGATATCTACGTGGCTTTTGCCGCTCAGCAAATCTCACCCACGACGCAGAATATCTGTTCCGTCCTGGCGGTGACCGAACAGGAATCGACGTTCCAGGCTGATCCGGCGGTACAGGGGTTGGGCAAGATCGCCCGGCAGGAAATCGATCGTCGCGCGGCAAAGATGCACATTCCGGGTCTGTTGATCAGCGGCGCCCTCCAGGTGCGTTCGCCCAATGGCAAAAGCTACAGTGATCGGCTCAATGCCGCGCGCAGCGAGAAGGAGTTGAGTGCGATTTTCGATGACTTCATTGGCATGGTGCCCTTGGGCAAGACACTGTTCGGCAGCTTCAACCCCGTGCACACCGGCGGGCCGATGCAGGTCAGCATCGCGTTTGCCCAGGCTAATGCCCGGGATTATCCCTATGCGGTGGATGGGTCGATTCGTCGGGAGGTGTTCAGTCGTCGCGGCGGGATGTATTTCGGTATTGCGCATCTGCTGGGGTATCCGGTGAGCTACACCGAACCGCTGTATCGTTTCGCCGATTTCAATGCCGGATGGTACGCCAGCCGCAACGCGGCATTCCAGCATGCAGTGAGTCGTGCCTCAGGCATTCCCCTGGCTCTGGACGGCGATTTGATCTTGCATGGTTCCATCATGCCAGGCAGCACCGAGTTGGCGGTGCGCACCTTGGGCCGGTCGCTGGGGATGCGCAACCCGACCATTCGCGACCAGTTGGAGCAGGGCGACAGCCTGGCGTTCGAGGACAGCAAACTGTACAAGCGGGTCTTCGAATTGGCTGAGAAGGCCGAGGGCAAGCAATTACCTCGGGCGGTGTTGCCGGGAATCGTGCTCAAGAGCCCGAAAATCACGCGCAAGCTGACCACGGCGTGGTTCGCCAAGCGAGTGGATGAGCGTTACCGGCGTTGTATGACGCGGGCTGCGGGACGCTAGGCAATCGGTGGGCAATGAAAAAGCCCGGCGGATAAGGCCGGGCTTTCATGGTGATGCGTTAGGTTCCAGAGGTGTTTGAAGCATTGTGGCGAGGGGGCTCCTTCGCCACACATTGAGTTGGGTTTCGTCACGCATTTGGATTGAACAACTCATACACGATTCTGAGTCAGACGATCGGAACCACCTTCAGCAACGCGGTTCTGTTGCAGGCGATCGGAACCACCTTCAGCAACGCGGTTCTGTTGCAGGCGATCGGAACCACCTTCAGCAACGCGGTTCTGTTGCAGGCGATCGGAACCACCTTCAGCGACGCGATTCTGTTGCAGACGATCGGAACCACCTTCAGCAACGCGGTTCTGTTGCAGACGATCGGAGCCACCTTCAGCAACGCGGTTCTGTTGCAGACGATCGGAACCACCTTCAGCGACGCGATTCTGTTGCAGACGATCAGAGCCACCTTCGGCAACGCGGTTCTGGATCAGACGATCAGAGCCACCTTCGGCAACGCGGTTCTGGATCAGGCGATCGGAGCCGCCTTCGGCAACACGTTTTTCGATCAGTCGATCAGAACCACCTTCGGCAACGACCGGGTGGGAGGAGGCGGCGAATGCGTTGGCTGCCAGTACCGAGAAAGCGAGGCTGAGGATGATTTGGCGTTTCATG is drawn from Pseudomonas rhizophila and contains these coding sequences:
- a CDS encoding DUF4212 domain-containing protein; the protein is MSTQKQQAARAYWTENLRWMLVLLAIWFLVSFGFGILLVDQLNTISFFGTPLGFWFAQQGSIYVFVLEIFFYVWKMNQLDRKYDVHED
- a CDS encoding DUF1615 domain-containing protein, which translates into the protein MQLNRLMISLTALLTLAGCGSRQAQEPERQPAEVKAQIVRLLPAKTVDREGWATDIYVAFAAQQISPTTQNICSVLAVTEQESTFQADPAVQGLGKIARQEIDRRAAKMHIPGLLISGALQVRSPNGKSYSDRLNAARSEKELSAIFDDFIGMVPLGKTLFGSFNPVHTGGPMQVSIAFAQANARDYPYAVDGSIRREVFSRRGGMYFGIAHLLGYPVSYTEPLYRFADFNAGWYASRNAAFQHAVSRASGIPLALDGDLILHGSIMPGSTELAVRTLGRSLGMRNPTIRDQLEQGDSLAFEDSKLYKRVFELAEKAEGKQLPRAVLPGIVLKSPKITRKLTTAWFAKRVDERYRRCMTRAAGR
- a CDS encoding methyl-accepting chemotaxis protein, whose amino-acid sequence is MQTLKALYESIEMQFFDTLTKKLSSLFLLVVVSGLLYWVAVSARADIVLQLHTAQLDPALLGQVEGRLDSLTHALLFGALLTLCMISFMVWYFRHLIVRPVTAMTKALEEIASGEGDLSKDLPLVTHDEIRVLADTCNRFLAKQREIISNVQALTVHIAVESARSLKNISDSSDSATHQARFAKEVMDQSNTAVGRIEEVSRQTQGISSTTAQNLSMARDSYAELLEVTGNISEISSSLNEFATLVGALNQRSSSIKSIVGLIQQISAQTNLLALNAAIEAARAGESGRGFAVVADEVRTLAQNVSRATDDISRNIDAMLEEVSSTHEQTNQISHSARETQKVVERASGHFESMIGDFESTNGKLADIASHIQLFAESNTGINERVTQIHADSQSIDQRMQHSATATRDLSGVAEKVQALLGRFVLGHGKLDAAITRASQCRDNLQVQLEALQQDGLNLFDQNYQLIPGTDPKQYMTSYTERFAQVCQEECDKLTRSTPGGKVSFIVDTKGYCPVNNSWVSKQPTGDRAVDLPVCRNKRIFNDPIGLRAAGNTQRFLLQTYLRDTGEIMTEIDVPFFFGGRHWGNLRVGFDAAVLLAE
- a CDS encoding sodium:solute symporter family protein, which produces MDTQTLIYLFVGASFALYIAIAIWTRAGSTSEYYVASKGVHPVLNGMATGADWMSAASFISMAGIIAFAGYDGSVYLMGWTGGYVLLAMCLAPYLRKFGKFTVPEFVGARYYSQTARVVAVICVIFISFTYVAGQMRGVGIVFSRYLEVDINTGVMIGMAIVFFYSVLGGMKGITYTQVAQYCVMIFAYMVPAIYISIMITGNPIPQLGFISEVTGSGQSVIERLNGLGAELGFTAYTDGTKSTTDVFFITMALMVGTAGLPHVIVRFFTTPTVRDARKSAGYALLFIAVLYTTAPAVAAFARTNLLTSIPNVSYATAPTWFKTWENSGLIAWADKNNDGIIQYGPGAALVGAPSFTGERGANEQRLLSNQVSPVANELYVDNDIMVLANPEIAGLPGWVIALIAAGGLAAALSTAAGLLLVISTSVSHDLLKSNIMPRITEKQELLAARIAAGVAVLIAGLFGIYPPAFVAQVVAFAFGLAASSFFPVIVMGIFSKRMNREGAIAGMIVGLTFTFTYIVYFKFINPAMNTAEHWWLGVSPEGIGTLGMLFNFVAAVVVSRFTAPPPEHIQHLVEDIRVPRGAGAAIDH
- the hemB gene encoding porphobilinogen synthase encodes the protein MSSQFPEARPRRLRRNASLRSLFQETEFTLNDLVLPIFVEEEIDDFVPIKSMPGVARIPESKLAGEIERYARAGIKSVMTFGVSHHLDSDGSDTWNERGLVSRMAGICKDAVPEMIVMSDTCFCEYTDHGHCGVLHGHEVDNDRTLLNLGKQAVAAARAGADVIAPSAAMDGQVQAIRKALDEAGFSQTAIMAYSTKFASALYGPFREAGGSALKGDRKSYQMNPMNRREALRESLLDEQEGADALMVKPAGAYLDIIRDIRQASNLPLSAYQVSGEYAMIKFAAQAGAIDEARVVRESLGAIKRAGADLIFTYFAMDLALSGI
- a CDS encoding PhzF family phenazine biosynthesis protein; translated protein: MTSCFNFKQLDVFSEVPLKGNPLAVVLGADEISDERMAAFANWTNLSETTFLLAPQHPEADYRVRIFTTSTELPFAGHPTLGSCHAWLEAGGVPKGPQIVQECGVGLVRIRRSDFGLAFQAPPLLKSGPLEAQVLERVRKGLGLQAEAIVETQWVDNGAGWLALMLKNRQQVLALKPDYQQLRDLAVGVIAPWEPAVDGAEAQFEVRGFIAGDGMPEDPATGSLNAGLAQWMLAKGLAPSRYVVSQGLTMGRAGRIHVEQVGEDVWIGGAVVTCVNGSLTL
- a CDS encoding glutathione binding-like protein — its product is MPNLTPFPITQKWPAQFPEWIQLYSLPTPNGVKVSIMLEEIGLPYEPHKVDFGSNDQLSPEFLSLNPNNKIPAILDPHGPGDQPLALFESGAILIYLADKSGQLLAQESAARYETIQWLMFQMGGIGPMFGQLGFFNKFAGKDYEDKRPRDRYVEESKRLLKVLDGRLEGRDWIMGERYTIADIATFPWVRNLIGFYEAGDLVGIQNFPNVTRVLERFLARPAVARGLKIPE
- a CDS encoding phage infection protein, whose amino-acid sequence is MKRQIILSLAFSVLAANAFAASSHPVVAEGGSDRLIEKRVAEGGSDRLIQNRVAEGGSDRLIQNRVAEGGSDRLQQNRVAEGGSDRLQQNRVAEGGSDRLQQNRVAEGGSDRLQQNRVAEGGSDRLQQNRVAEGGSDRLQQNRVAEGGSDRLQQNRVAEGGSDRLTQNRV